The Hymenobacter sp. GOD-10R genome includes a window with the following:
- a CDS encoding amidase codes for MDRRIFLRNGGLTGLALSTFSFSACTSAPEQAKQADSAGNTDASTTESFELNEATIGDLQNKMSGGQLTSRAITELYLKRIEAIDQNGPKLRAVVEVNPDALSIADALDRERKAGKVRGPLHGIPVLIKDNIDSGDKMQTTAGSLALAGHKAAQDAFIVKKLREAGAVLLGKTNLSEWANFRSSRSTSGWSSRGGQTRNAYITDRTPSGSSSGSGVAVSASMCAVAIGTETDGSVVSPSSCSGIVGVKPTVGLLSRSGIIPISATQDTAGPMARTVRDAAILLAALAGADPADAVTQESTGKMQPDYTKFLDANGLKGKRIGVEKGHLKGESDAVPLFQQAVALLKAQGATIVEVDVEKQTDSLGEAEYNVLLYEFKDGVNKYLATAGAPVKTLQDVIAFNTQNKAKAMPFFQQETLESSQKLDGLASPKYKEAVSKSRNGARRALDSTLQKDKLDAIVAITNGPSPCIDLVNGDSWKGPGFSSPAAMAGYPHITVPMGLAHGLPVGLSFVGSAYSEASLFTLAYAYEQASKLRVAPKFQGPLVG; via the coding sequence ATGGACCGAAGAATATTCTTGCGCAATGGCGGCCTCACCGGCCTTGCTTTATCTACTTTCTCCTTCAGCGCGTGCACATCGGCGCCGGAGCAGGCTAAGCAGGCGGACAGCGCCGGCAATACGGACGCTAGCACCACCGAGTCGTTTGAGCTTAACGAGGCTACTATCGGCGACTTGCAGAACAAGATGAGCGGCGGCCAACTGACGTCGCGCGCCATTACGGAGCTGTACCTAAAGCGCATTGAGGCCATCGACCAAAACGGACCTAAGTTGCGGGCTGTGGTGGAAGTCAACCCCGACGCTCTGAGCATTGCCGATGCGCTGGATAGGGAGCGCAAAGCAGGCAAAGTGCGCGGGCCGCTGCACGGTATTCCGGTGCTCATCAAGGACAACATCGACAGCGGCGACAAGATGCAGACCACGGCGGGCTCGCTGGCGCTGGCTGGCCATAAGGCGGCGCAGGATGCATTCATTGTAAAGAAGTTACGCGAAGCGGGTGCCGTGCTGCTTGGCAAAACGAACCTGAGCGAGTGGGCTAACTTTCGCTCCTCGCGCAGCACCAGCGGCTGGAGCAGTCGCGGCGGCCAAACCAGGAACGCCTACATCACCGACCGCACACCCAGCGGATCTAGCTCGGGCTCGGGCGTAGCCGTATCGGCGAGCATGTGCGCGGTGGCTATCGGCACCGAAACAGATGGCTCAGTGGTATCGCCGTCGTCGTGTTCGGGCATTGTGGGCGTGAAGCCGACGGTCGGGCTGCTGAGCCGCTCGGGCATCATCCCGATTTCGGCTACCCAGGACACGGCCGGCCCCATGGCGCGCACCGTGCGCGACGCCGCCATTCTACTCGCTGCCCTGGCCGGCGCCGACCCCGCCGACGCCGTTACGCAGGAGAGCACCGGCAAAATGCAGCCCGACTACACCAAGTTCTTGGATGCCAACGGTCTGAAAGGCAAACGCATCGGGGTGGAAAAAGGCCACCTAAAAGGCGAATCGGATGCCGTGCCGCTGTTTCAGCAGGCCGTGGCGTTGTTGAAAGCGCAAGGCGCGACCATCGTAGAAGTTGACGTGGAAAAGCAAACCGATTCGCTCGGCGAAGCCGAGTACAACGTGCTGCTTTACGAGTTCAAGGATGGGGTGAACAAGTACCTAGCTACGGCTGGCGCACCGGTAAAAACCCTGCAAGACGTCATTGCTTTCAACACCCAAAACAAGGCCAAGGCCATGCCCTTCTTTCAGCAGGAAACGCTGGAATCGTCGCAGAAGCTCGACGGTCTCGCTAGCCCCAAGTACAAGGAGGCCGTGAGCAAATCGCGTAACGGTGCCCGCCGTGCCCTAGATTCAACCCTGCAGAAGGACAAGCTCGACGCCATCGTGGCCATCACCAACGGACCTTCGCCCTGCATCGATCTGGTGAATGGCGACTCGTGGAAAGGACCGGGCTTTTCGTCGCCGGCGGCTATGGCGGGCTACCCGCACATCACGGTGCCAATGGGCCTCGCGCACGGGCTGCCGGTGGGCTTGTCTTTCGTAGGCTCCGCCTACAGCGAAGCTAGCTTGTTCACCTTGGCTTACGCCTACGAGCAAGCCTCGAAGCTGCGCGTGGCTCCTAAGTTCCAGGGTCCGCTCGTCGGCTAA
- a CDS encoding response regulator has protein sequence MFDHRVQILIVEDEAVLAMDLCDTLEAEGYVVVGTASNGRRALDLFQKNQVDLLLCDVNIKGDWDGIETATQLLAVRPVPIVYLTALADKETLDRALQTMPAAYLTKPATTAGLRASIEVALRAFARQPTTLAALPETPGTAVACPTPAQPSKDMLSRETILQLGEYVFIKDNYQFVRIPLKDIILLEANNTYTTLVTPTRKYALRLTLSILLDRMNFPQLVRTHRSYAVNIQHIQSFNDNEMTLGEQVVPLGRQYKDAFLRHFQVH, from the coding sequence ATGTTTGATCATCGTGTTCAAATCCTAATTGTAGAAGACGAAGCCGTACTAGCCATGGATTTGTGCGATACCCTGGAAGCTGAAGGGTACGTTGTGGTTGGCACAGCTAGCAATGGGCGGCGGGCATTGGATTTATTTCAGAAGAATCAGGTCGACCTACTCTTGTGCGACGTCAACATTAAGGGAGATTGGGACGGCATCGAAACGGCAACCCAACTGCTGGCAGTGCGGCCGGTACCCATCGTCTACCTGACGGCTCTCGCCGACAAAGAGACCCTTGATCGGGCCTTGCAAACAATGCCCGCGGCTTACCTGACCAAGCCAGCAACAACAGCTGGCCTGCGCGCTTCCATCGAGGTGGCGCTACGGGCCTTCGCCCGCCAGCCCACTACCCTCGCGGCGCTGCCAGAAACACCGGGCACTGCTGTGGCTTGCCCCACTCCCGCGCAGCCGAGCAAGGACATGCTTTCGCGGGAAACAATTTTGCAACTAGGTGAGTACGTCTTCATCAAAGACAATTACCAGTTTGTCCGTATTCCGCTCAAGGACATCATATTACTAGAGGCCAACAACACGTATACAACCCTGGTGACGCCCACCCGCAAGTATGCACTACGGCTGACGCTTAGTATACTTTTAGACCGAATGAACTTTCCGCAACTCGTGCGTACCCATCGCTCTTATGCAGTGAATATCCAACATATCCAATCCTTCAACGACAACGAAATGACGCTAGGAGAACAGGTCGTTCCACTTGGACGACAGTACAAAGACGCTTTTCTACGCCACTTCCAGGTGCACTGA
- a CDS encoding DUF1572 family protein translates to MLDSDPLAQALLASFRHSFTGYKSLSDRALAQLTPAEWLFCPAPGANSAAVIVQHMTGNLRSRFTDFLTSDGEKPDRQRDWEFEEPADLAVVPELQQQWEAAWQILFTLLDTLQPDDLLRTVTIRGEGHTALAALQRQVAHYAYHAGQLVQLAKHLRGHAWQTLSIPRGQSEQFTHNLKRSANNS, encoded by the coding sequence ATGCTCGATTCTGATCCGCTTGCCCAGGCGTTGCTCGCCTCGTTTCGTCACAGCTTCACGGGCTATAAAAGCCTATCCGATCGTGCCTTGGCGCAGCTTACGCCCGCCGAATGGCTGTTTTGTCCGGCGCCGGGTGCGAACAGCGCTGCTGTGATTGTGCAGCACATGACGGGCAACCTTCGCTCGCGCTTCACCGATTTTCTGACTAGCGACGGGGAAAAGCCTGATCGTCAGCGCGACTGGGAGTTTGAGGAACCTGCTGACCTAGCAGTTGTGCCGGAGCTGCAACAGCAATGGGAAGCCGCTTGGCAGATCCTGTTCACGCTGCTCGACACGCTTCAGCCCGATGATTTACTTCGTACCGTCACCATTCGCGGGGAGGGCCACACAGCGCTGGCGGCCTTGCAGCGGCAGGTGGCCCATTATGCTTACCACGCGGGCCAGTTGGTGCAGCTAGCTAAGCATTTGCGCGGCCACGCGTGGCAGACGCTCAGCATTCCACGCGGCCAAAGCGAACAGTTTACGCACAACCTTAAGCGTTCAGCCAACAACTCTTAG
- a CDS encoding outer membrane beta-barrel family protein, producing the protein MKKTILCLALASTPLLTKAQAPTPGGAPPAGFTPPTGAPAPAPKGSGKLTGTVLDAATKKPVPFATVALLNVATGKAVDGTVCDDDGKLTLSSIAPGSYTAQVSFLGYKQLDKVGLVFTEKGEAVNLGQLTLASSTTQLAEVRVEGQRALIEEKVDRTVYNAEKDETTRGGDATDVLKRVPLLSVDLDGNVSLRGSSNIKVLINNKPSTIAASNLADALKQIPADQIKSVEVITSPSAKYDAEGSGGIINIITKKDNLQGKTLDMRLSGGLRGSDLGLNASYKVGKMGFSLGGGGRTGYNTPGHFSNTQLTTNPLDGSQLLTTQEADTRSRYTFGRYNFGWDYDIDKQNSLSLGAQVGVRNFNSYQSGLLTQTYANDVLRSSSLRNVRVADETNNLDVNLTYTHLFEKPQHEFSFLTLYSRTNAANNFTNNILGSDNGTARRLKNENDSYNQEVTVQADYQVPIGKSQLLELGGKDIMRRVRSEYTYLSAEGDNGEFLPLVSSNLSNVFTYNQNVAAAYVSYTLNFLKSYTLKAGTRYEHTTIDADFQTNETVSLPSYGVLVPSVNLSRKLKNGNLVKVAYNRRIQRPSLQFLNPNLQASNPLSVTQGNPLLRPEYTNNVELSYSTFLKSTMLNFSAFARNTTGSIQAVRSVLGGDTIQTTYANIGQEKAYGLSAFANVNLNNKLTLNGGPDLYYAVLNNNVSDPLYNAKNRGWVVSGRLFGNYTFAKNWGLQFFGFYRGRQVQLQGYQSGFGIYSLNIKRDLWDKKGSIGFGAENFLTPTYKMRNEIVSPLITQNSVNEMRMLSFRVNFSYRIGKLTVEAPRRKKSVNNDDLKGGGNQSTTQPGGGS; encoded by the coding sequence ATGAAAAAAACGATCCTCTGCCTAGCTCTGGCTAGTACTCCTCTCTTAACGAAAGCCCAAGCGCCCACGCCCGGCGGTGCTCCGCCTGCCGGGTTCACCCCGCCGACGGGCGCGCCTGCGCCTGCCCCAAAAGGCAGCGGCAAGCTCACAGGTACGGTCCTGGATGCGGCCACCAAGAAGCCCGTGCCCTTTGCCACGGTAGCGCTGCTGAACGTAGCCACCGGCAAAGCTGTGGATGGTACCGTGTGCGACGACGACGGCAAGTTAACCCTCAGCAGCATTGCCCCAGGCAGCTACACCGCGCAGGTCAGCTTTCTAGGTTACAAGCAGTTGGATAAAGTAGGACTGGTATTCACCGAGAAAGGCGAAGCTGTGAACCTAGGTCAGCTCACGCTTGCCAGCTCCACCACCCAGCTTGCGGAAGTGCGTGTGGAAGGCCAACGTGCTTTGATTGAGGAAAAAGTGGACCGCACCGTATACAACGCCGAAAAGGACGAAACCACCCGCGGCGGCGACGCCACCGACGTGCTCAAGCGCGTGCCACTGTTGAGCGTCGACCTCGACGGCAACGTGTCGTTGCGCGGCTCCAGCAATATCAAGGTACTCATCAACAACAAGCCAAGCACCATCGCGGCCAGCAACTTGGCCGACGCGCTGAAGCAGATTCCCGCCGACCAGATCAAGTCGGTGGAGGTGATTACCTCGCCTTCGGCCAAGTACGATGCGGAGGGCTCGGGCGGCATCATCAACATCATCACGAAGAAGGATAACCTACAGGGCAAGACGCTGGATATGCGTCTGAGCGGCGGTTTGCGCGGCTCCGACCTAGGTTTGAACGCGAGTTACAAGGTGGGCAAAATGGGCTTCTCGCTGGGTGGCGGCGGCCGCACGGGCTATAACACGCCCGGCCACTTCAGCAACACCCAGCTCACCACCAATCCGCTCGACGGCAGCCAGCTACTCACCACCCAGGAGGCTGACACCCGCTCGCGTTACACCTTTGGGCGCTACAACTTTGGCTGGGATTACGACATCGACAAGCAAAACTCTTTATCGTTGGGCGCGCAGGTGGGCGTGCGCAACTTCAACTCCTACCAATCGGGCCTGCTGACCCAAACCTATGCCAATGACGTGCTGCGCTCCAGCAGCTTGCGCAACGTGCGCGTGGCCGACGAAACGAACAACCTGGATGTAAATCTCACTTATACCCACCTATTTGAAAAGCCCCAGCACGAATTCAGCTTTCTCACGCTGTATAGCCGCACCAACGCCGCCAACAACTTCACCAACAACATCCTAGGTTCGGACAACGGAACCGCGCGGCGCCTCAAAAACGAGAACGACAGCTACAACCAGGAAGTAACGGTGCAGGCCGACTACCAGGTGCCCATCGGCAAAAGCCAGCTGCTGGAGCTAGGTGGCAAGGATATCATGCGCCGGGTGCGCAGCGAGTATACGTACCTGTCGGCTGAGGGCGACAACGGCGAGTTCCTGCCGCTGGTGAGCAGCAACCTCTCCAACGTGTTTACTTACAACCAGAACGTGGCCGCCGCTTACGTGTCGTACACGCTCAACTTCCTGAAAAGCTACACCCTGAAGGCCGGCACCCGCTACGAGCACACTACCATCGATGCCGACTTCCAGACGAACGAAACCGTGAGCCTGCCGTCGTACGGTGTGCTGGTGCCGAGCGTAAACCTGTCGCGTAAACTCAAGAACGGTAACTTGGTGAAAGTGGCCTACAACCGCCGCATTCAGCGTCCGTCGTTGCAGTTCCTGAACCCCAACTTGCAGGCCTCGAACCCGCTGAGTGTGACCCAAGGCAATCCGCTGCTGCGTCCCGAGTACACCAACAACGTTGAGTTGTCATACAGCACGTTCTTGAAGAGCACGATGCTCAACTTTAGCGCCTTTGCTCGCAACACCACCGGCTCTATCCAGGCGGTACGCAGCGTGCTAGGCGGTGACACCATCCAGACGACTTACGCCAACATTGGGCAGGAAAAGGCCTACGGCCTCAGTGCCTTTGCAAACGTAAACCTTAATAACAAGCTCACGCTCAACGGCGGCCCCGACCTCTACTACGCCGTGCTGAATAACAACGTAAGCGACCCGCTTTACAACGCCAAAAACCGCGGCTGGGTAGTGAGTGGCCGCTTGTTTGGCAACTACACCTTCGCTAAAAACTGGGGCTTGCAATTCTTCGGCTTCTACCGTGGCCGGCAGGTGCAACTGCAAGGTTATCAAAGTGGTTTCGGCATCTACAGCCTCAACATCAAGCGCGACCTGTGGGACAAGAAAGGCAGCATCGGCTTCGGGGCCGAGAACTTCCTGACGCCGACCTACAAGATGCGCAACGAGATTGTGTCGCCGCTCATCACTCAGAACAGCGTGAATGAAATGCGCATGCTCAGCTTCCGCGTGAACTTCAGCTACCGCATCGGCAAGCTGACCGTCGAGGCTCCGCGCCGCAAGAAATCCGTAAACAACGACGACCTGAAAGGCGGTGGTAACCAAAGCACCACTCAGCCTGGCGGCGGAAGCTAG
- a CDS encoding LytTR family DNA-binding domain-containing protein, whose product MRVLIIEDENLTARRLEGQLLKYDPSIEVLDRLPSVTKAVAWLRTHPAPDLLFLDIHLEDDLGFRIFEQVQVSTPVIFTTAYDEYMIQAFKVNSIDYLLKPVNYDDLAAAIEKYKALRQHFAAPDLSALLQLVTKPAEPAYRDRFMVSIGPKLRSVEVADIAYFFLEEKVVFLTTQQGSMLPLEYSLDKLTQLLNPRQFFRVSRQYLVSLGSIDSIHTYSAGKLRLELRPTPRHEVFVSGDRVTDFKDWLGR is encoded by the coding sequence ATGAGAGTACTCATCATTGAAGACGAAAATCTGACGGCCCGCCGGCTCGAAGGTCAACTGCTCAAGTACGACCCTAGCATCGAGGTGCTCGACCGGCTGCCGTCGGTGACGAAGGCGGTGGCGTGGCTGCGCACCCACCCGGCGCCCGACCTGCTATTCCTCGACATTCACCTGGAAGACGACCTAGGTTTCCGCATCTTCGAACAGGTGCAGGTGAGCACGCCCGTCATCTTCACCACAGCCTACGACGAGTACATGATCCAGGCCTTCAAGGTGAACAGTATTGATTACCTGCTCAAGCCAGTTAACTACGACGACTTAGCGGCGGCCATCGAGAAGTACAAAGCGCTACGCCAGCACTTCGCCGCCCCCGATTTGTCGGCCCTGTTACAACTGGTAACCAAGCCCGCTGAGCCTGCCTACCGCGACCGGTTCATGGTGAGCATCGGTCCCAAGCTGCGCAGCGTGGAAGTGGCCGACATTGCCTACTTTTTCCTCGAAGAAAAAGTCGTTTTCCTGACCACGCAGCAAGGCTCCATGCTGCCCCTCGAATACAGCCTCGATAAGCTCACCCAACTGCTCAACCCCCGGCAGTTTTTTCGGGTGAGCCGGCAATATCTCGTGAGCCTAGGTTCCATCGATTCTATTCACACTTACTCCGCCGGCAAGCTCCGGCTAGAGCTGCGCCCCACGCCCCGCCACGAGGTGTTCGTGAGCGGTGATAGGGTGACGGATTTTAAGGATTGGCTGGGGCGGTAG
- a CDS encoding 2'-5' RNA ligase family protein has translation MLAITSLLSPPHARRINKIIKRLETDFGLDDVQATPDPHITYQLAGVRKLESLKEVLHDIAQTTAPFPVHTTGLGVFPGPNPVIYIPVLRSDALNQLHHRILETTAPLCLRTDKFSNPDCWLPHISLALHDTTPDLLGPVLQFLNKETYNLKIIVNNITILRQEGTQFVCEECFNLTGNKISV, from the coding sequence ATGCTCGCAATTACTTCGCTGCTCAGCCCTCCGCATGCCCGGCGCATCAACAAAATCATCAAACGACTTGAAACGGATTTTGGCCTCGACGATGTGCAGGCCACCCCTGATCCGCATATCACCTACCAGCTCGCTGGGGTGCGCAAGCTGGAGTCGTTGAAGGAAGTACTACACGATATTGCCCAAACGACCGCGCCTTTTCCGGTGCACACCACAGGGCTAGGCGTCTTTCCGGGGCCAAACCCCGTTATCTATATTCCGGTGCTGCGCTCCGACGCGCTCAACCAGCTGCATCATCGCATTTTGGAAACCACGGCGCCACTCTGCCTGCGCACCGATAAATTTAGCAACCCCGATTGCTGGCTGCCCCACATTTCGCTCGCCCTGCATGACACTACTCCCGACCTGCTAGGCCCTGTATTGCAATTTCTTAATAAGGAAACATACAACCTCAAGATCATCGTCAACAACATCACCATTCTACGGCAGGAAGGGACGCAATTTGTGTGTGAGGAGTGCTTCAATCTGACCGGCAACAAAATCAGCGTCTAA
- a CDS encoding DNA-3-methyladenine glycosylase I codes for MLASSSQTSQRCPWAERSELLRDFHDHEWGEPVAEASILFEYLVLHTFQLGFDFPVVLKRREAFRELLASFDPVRIARFGDDDIAELMLNPRIIRNRRKLEGTVQNAQAWLKLQQELGGEAGLLPFFYEYVGGKTVDNRRSEQNPVPLSTPESEAMSKDLKRRGFVMTGPMTCYNILQTAGIVNDHLLTCSRHAACNSLAIAEGRT; via the coding sequence ATGCTCGCTTCAAGTTCTCAAACCTCTCAGCGTTGCCCTTGGGCCGAGCGCAGCGAGTTGCTACGCGACTTTCACGACCATGAATGGGGCGAGCCGGTGGCAGAAGCTAGCATCTTGTTTGAATACTTAGTGTTGCACACCTTTCAGCTAGGCTTCGACTTTCCGGTGGTGCTCAAGCGGCGCGAGGCATTCCGAGAGCTGCTGGCCAGCTTCGACCCGGTGCGGATAGCGCGCTTTGGGGACGACGATATTGCCGAACTGATGCTCAATCCGCGCATTATCCGAAACCGGCGCAAGCTGGAAGGCACCGTGCAAAACGCTCAGGCGTGGCTGAAGTTGCAACAGGAGCTAGGGGGCGAAGCGGGCCTGTTGCCGTTTTTCTACGAGTATGTGGGTGGCAAAACGGTTGACAACCGGCGTAGCGAGCAGAACCCCGTACCGCTCTCCACACCTGAAAGCGAGGCCATGAGCAAGGACCTGAAACGGCGCGGCTTCGTGATGACCGGCCCGATGACGTGCTACAACATCCTGCAAACGGCTGGTATCGTGAACGACCACTTGCTCACCTGTTCCCGGCACGCCGCATGCAACAGCCTCGCTATAGCGGAGGGGCGTACCTAG
- a CDS encoding T9SS type A sorting domain-containing protein, with product MKHTLLTFLGLASAQVAFSQTNQPLAVLGAAGQPSQTTSGASLDWTLGEVAIAAYENPKAGQVLLEGFHRSDLDPLLSPKMGPSLAKAEAFPNPFRSNLTVSLPVSPAATLVQILDVQGRLVRSFTLAPGTGSTSLDLSDLPLANYVLSLRNTVTQERWTQLVQKNK from the coding sequence ATGAAGCATACTCTACTCACTTTTCTTGGCCTAGCTAGCGCGCAAGTAGCGTTTAGTCAAACCAACCAACCGCTTGCGGTGCTCGGGGCAGCCGGGCAGCCATCCCAAACCACCTCCGGCGCTAGCCTCGACTGGACCCTAGGCGAGGTAGCCATAGCTGCCTACGAAAACCCGAAAGCGGGCCAGGTGCTGCTGGAAGGCTTCCACCGCAGCGACCTAGACCCACTGCTGAGCCCTAAGATGGGACCGAGCCTAGCAAAGGCGGAGGCTTTTCCGAACCCGTTTCGCTCTAACCTGACCGTCAGCTTGCCCGTGAGCCCGGCCGCCACGCTCGTGCAGATTCTGGATGTGCAAGGGCGACTGGTGCGCAGCTTCACACTAGCGCCCGGAACCGGCTCTACCAGCCTCGATCTTTCCGATTTGCCGCTGGCCAACTATGTCCTGAGCCTTCGCAACACCGTCACGCAGGAACGCTGGACGCAACTGGTGCAGAAGAACAAATAA
- a CDS encoding sensor histidine kinase, with protein sequence MPLPTDTYRLSSRQKWKLALSLIIIYYPILTYVNFPEWDRSWTGVQRSLPMFFVGIVVTVLFYFVWLNLVEWIQHRLFGWFGEDFLLELKVPAQLTTLVISMALAAAFIIAYSSVMFLISRALPHVEHRPPKMAFSPEHISLFRRANEGFFLMLMLSAFYLIANSRALLRVRAFHQRTEQLENENLQAQFAALKNQVNPHFLFNSLSILSSLVYVDAELSEKFIDQLSRSYRYTLEQKDNDLVPLSTELDFIKSYTFLLKIRFEEKFDVMLEVPETDRQHYRVAPLTLQLLVENAVKHNQMSAEHPLIVHISSENQELVVRNSLQRRPTVAASTGLGLQNILNRYRLLTPRPVRIEETDDTFVVRIPLLA encoded by the coding sequence ATGCCTCTCCCCACAGATACCTACCGCCTGAGCAGTCGCCAGAAATGGAAGCTAGCCCTGAGCCTAATCATCATTTATTACCCCATCCTGACCTACGTCAACTTTCCGGAGTGGGACCGTAGCTGGACCGGTGTTCAGCGCAGTCTGCCAATGTTCTTCGTTGGTATTGTGGTCACGGTGCTGTTCTATTTTGTGTGGCTCAACTTGGTCGAGTGGATTCAGCACCGGCTGTTTGGCTGGTTTGGTGAAGATTTTCTGTTGGAGCTGAAAGTGCCGGCGCAGCTAACCACGCTCGTTATTTCGATGGCATTAGCTGCCGCTTTCATTATCGCTTACAGCAGCGTCATGTTTCTGATAAGCAGAGCGTTGCCGCATGTTGAGCACCGGCCACCCAAGATGGCGTTCAGCCCGGAACATATATCGCTGTTTCGGCGGGCTAACGAAGGCTTTTTTCTGATGCTGATGCTGTCGGCGTTTTACCTAATTGCCAATAGCCGGGCCTTGCTGCGGGTGCGCGCCTTTCACCAGCGCACCGAGCAGCTGGAAAATGAAAACCTGCAAGCCCAATTTGCGGCCCTCAAAAACCAAGTGAACCCGCACTTCTTGTTTAACAGCCTCAGCATCTTGTCGTCGCTGGTGTACGTGGATGCGGAGCTATCGGAGAAGTTTATCGATCAGCTTTCCCGCTCGTACCGCTACACCTTGGAGCAGAAAGACAACGACTTAGTGCCGCTCAGCACCGAGCTGGATTTTATTAAGTCGTACACGTTCTTGCTCAAAATTCGCTTCGAGGAGAAGTTCGATGTGATGCTGGAAGTGCCCGAGACCGACCGGCAACACTACCGCGTGGCGCCTCTTACCTTGCAGCTACTCGTGGAGAATGCCGTGAAGCACAACCAGATGTCGGCCGAGCACCCGCTTATCGTGCATATCAGCAGCGAAAACCAGGAACTAGTGGTGCGCAACAGCCTCCAGCGTCGCCCGACCGTGGCGGCCTCGACGGGGCTAGGTCTGCAAAACATCCTGAATCGCTACCGCCTCCTTACGCCACGCCCCGTGCGGATTGAGGAAACCGACGACACCTTTGTGGTTCGCATTCCGCTTTTAGCATGA